The DNA segment CTAGGCACTGGTCTTCATTCTGGAATGTCAGAACCAAACAAGCAGTCCCAGAAATGGTCTGATTCATTCTATTAATTTATGAGGGCAGAAACTGCAATCCAGAGAGATTTTTACTAAGAAAACTCACACAGATGGATAAGGAATCTGAGGGCCTCTGGAAACAATTGCTTTCACCTGTGCTGCTTAGGGATGCAAAAACACACTTctcttgagcgggggaggggtagagagagaggcggacaccgcatccaaagcaagttccaggctctgagctgtccatacagagcccgatgcagggcttgaacctatgaaccacaagatcatgacacgagctaaagttgggcacttaaccaactgagctacccaggcgccccatattattTTTAACCCTGGGTCAGCCTTCTGGTCCCTTTTTCTAGGCTCTTTCCCTGCTGCTTTATCAGAGGGCTTAGAAAATGAAGACTAATGTTGACACTGGCCCAAGTCCAATGTAAATAAGGAAACCCACATCCCAATACAAAGACCTTGACCACATTGGCCTCCTTTCCATTCCTCCAGTGTCCTGCTCTTTCTCACCTCAGAACCTCACTGTTCCTTCTCGTGGAAGTCCCTCCTCCATCTTTCCAAATGTTTGCTCTGTCTCATCCTTCAGATGTCAGCACACATGCGATCTCAGAAGaatgccctccccagcccctgtaACCTGTAACATACCACCTTGTAGTCTTTCCTCCATAGGATTTATCTAGTTGtcttgtttgcttattcattgcctctcccctctccccctgccccagaaaGTTAGCTCGGTGAATGAGGGACCTTGTCTGTCTTGCTGACTCTATCCTCAGAGCCTGTGGTAGTGCCTGTAGGAGGGGTGAATAGACACTTATTGAGTAACAAGTGACATCTCTCCATCAGTCTGAGTGATCTGGAATGATTCTGTTGGTACCGTGAGTCATACTTACAAATACACCCAAGGTGTATTTTCACTATTTACTGTGCAGTTCTGGGAACTGCTTCCATCAGGCTAATCCCTCCCATGCTGCTTCCTCCTTGGCACAAATGTACTGACTCTCTAgcgtaaattttaaaaaacgcCATTTCTTTATTTACCACCAGCAGGACTGGCCTGCACGGGGCAGTGGATGCTCTGGGCTCAAGGACGTGTAGGATGTGATGAGGAGATGATGACTGGGAGGCTGTTTTGAAGGAAAGGGGGTGGTCTGCAGGCCAGGCCCAAGAGCCCCCCTCAGATTTACTTCTGGAAATGGGTAGACCTTAAAAAGGAGTCGTGGCAAGCTATGGCCAAGCCGCCAATAAGATTAAGAAATTCTTGGAAGTCCAGTTGCCCATCGGAGTTGGTGTCAAGTTTCTTCATCATGCGGTCAAGGACACCAGGGTCCTTCTGGTTCTGCAAAGGtaataataaccataataatGATACTATTAATGGTACCTGACCTTGTACTTTCTAAGATACTTTCAGTTATGTTGCCACATCTCATTCTCACAAGAGTGTGAGGTACAGGCTAGGGGTTAGTAACACTCCCACTTCCCAGACACAGTGACAGACTCAAACAAGGAAGTGACTCGCCTAAGGGGAAGACCTGTGCCTGGAACCCAAGTTTTCTGGCTCCCATTCCCGGGTTCCTCTGTGACAGGGGTTATTCAGTGGTATAAAAGTAGTGGCACACTTTTTCAAGTGTCACCTGCTACTCCAGTGTACAAACTGC comes from the Acinonyx jubatus isolate Ajub_Pintada_27869175 chromosome C1, VMU_Ajub_asm_v1.0, whole genome shotgun sequence genome and includes:
- the S100A11 gene encoding protein S100-A11 isoform X1, with protein sequence MAKMSSPTETERCIESLIAVFQRYAGKDGNSCKLSKTEFLTFMNTELAAFTKNQKDPGVLDRMMKKLDTNSDGQLDFQEFLNLIGGLAIACHDSFLRSTHFQK
- the S100A11 gene encoding protein S100-A11 isoform X2, which produces MSSPTETERCIESLIAVFQRYAGKDGNSCKLSKTEFLTFMNTELAAFTKNQKDPGVLDRMMKKLDTNSDGQLDFQEFLNLIGGLAIACHDSFLRSTHFQK